In Kordia antarctica, the following proteins share a genomic window:
- a CDS encoding aldose 1-epimerase, translated as MYTLKETETQGLHYLEMASSDGESKAQLCLDQGGRLSNFVFEKIQILADLDTSTYKDNYASSILFPFANRIKDGEYTFNDSKYKLDCNEVDKNNALHGLVYNKTFVCIHKVTTADYACVTLQYKDGGKHKGFPFKFNIELTYTLSKSGIILSITIVNKSKKTFPFTLGWHPYFNSVNLDNSSINFKSTKKYVLDSQQIISGETDLDFEMPLQLKGTKLDDGYPLETNEIDFSTPAYCFNIRSSAKENFLQLYTPPQPNIIAIEPMTGAADNFNNKIGLQTLQPNETYTVKWSMAIQTLDTKLKTNQLINKLCSS; from the coding sequence TTGTACACACTAAAAGAAACAGAAACACAAGGTTTACACTACTTAGAAATGGCAAGTTCTGATGGTGAATCAAAAGCGCAACTATGTCTTGATCAAGGAGGACGATTGAGCAATTTCGTATTTGAAAAGATTCAAATTCTTGCAGATTTAGATACTTCAACTTATAAAGACAATTATGCGTCTTCTATTTTATTTCCGTTTGCAAACAGAATTAAAGATGGAGAATACACTTTTAATGATTCAAAATATAAACTAGATTGCAACGAAGTTGATAAAAACAATGCATTGCACGGTTTGGTTTACAACAAGACATTTGTTTGTATTCATAAAGTAACAACAGCTGATTATGCCTGTGTAACCTTGCAATATAAAGATGGCGGGAAACATAAAGGATTTCCATTTAAATTTAATATAGAACTGACGTATACATTGAGTAAAAGTGGAATTATTTTATCAATTACTATTGTAAATAAAAGTAAAAAAACGTTCCCTTTTACGCTGGGTTGGCATCCTTATTTTAATAGTGTGAATTTGGATAATAGCTCCATAAATTTTAAGAGTACTAAAAAATATGTATTGGATAGTCAGCAAATTATCTCAGGTGAAACGGATTTAGATTTTGAAATGCCTTTACAACTAAAAGGCACAAAATTAGACGATGGGTATCCTCTTGAAACCAATGAAATTGATTTCTCAACACCAGCATATTGTTTTAATATAAGGTCTTCAGCGAAAGAAAATTTTCTGCAACTTTACACGCCACCTCAACCCAATATTATAGCAATTGAGCCAATGACAGGTGCGGCAGATAATTTTAATAATAAAATAGGCTTACAAACGCTACAACCAAACGAAACTTACACTGTGAAATGGAGTATGGCAATTCAAACTCTTGACACTAAACTAAAAACTAACCAACTAATCAATAAACTATGCAGTTCTTAA
- a CDS encoding solute:sodium symporter family transporter has protein sequence MQFLTFIGFTALVAIISYYKTRNTEDSSSDGYFLGGRSLTAGVIAGSLLLTNLSTEQIVGLNGSAYQSGLSVMVWETLAAIAMVVTAMFLLPRYLKGGLTTVPGFLAKRFDVTTKTLTSVLFLTGYVVVLLPVILYSGSLAISGMFDVPELLGVTHTQSIWICVWGIGIIGSIYAVFGGLKAVAVSDSINAVGLLIGGILIPIFGLLMIGDGSILDGLNTLTTENPEKFKSMGGPADPVPFYTIFTGMMLVQLFYWGTNQQIIQRALGAKDLKEGQKGLLLASFIKILGPIIVVLPGLIAYHIFEGNLESADSAYPELVREVLPTAWVGFFAAVLFGAILSSFNSVLNSSVTLFGIDVYKQHINKDADEKTVVKYGKTFGVILAIAAMFIAPLIANAGSLFDYLQEINGIYSIPIFSIIIVGYLTKRVPALAAKVGLLSGCLLYILSQFIMQPYFVNKALESAKTAGVTDEVALALVETQAYPHFLDVMAILFALNVLIMLIIGKLKPREEAYVQEYTKQVDITPWKYTKQTGIAICVVVIGVYIYFA, from the coding sequence ATGCAGTTCTTAACATTCATTGGATTTACAGCTCTGGTAGCTATCATATCCTATTACAAAACAAGAAATACGGAAGATTCATCCTCAGACGGTTATTTTCTTGGAGGTCGTAGCTTAACGGCTGGAGTAATTGCCGGATCATTATTATTAACCAACCTTTCTACGGAACAAATTGTGGGACTAAATGGTTCTGCATACCAAAGTGGATTATCTGTAATGGTATGGGAAACGCTGGCTGCAATTGCGATGGTGGTTACCGCCATGTTTTTATTGCCTAGATATTTAAAAGGTGGTTTAACAACAGTTCCAGGGTTTTTAGCAAAACGTTTTGATGTGACTACAAAAACATTAACCTCAGTTTTATTTCTAACAGGTTATGTGGTGGTTTTACTGCCAGTTATTTTATACTCAGGATCTTTAGCAATTAGCGGCATGTTTGATGTGCCAGAATTATTAGGAGTTACACATACACAATCTATTTGGATTTGTGTTTGGGGAATAGGAATTATTGGTTCTATATATGCTGTTTTTGGTGGATTGAAAGCGGTTGCCGTTTCAGATTCGATTAATGCAGTTGGTTTATTAATTGGAGGAATTTTAATTCCAATATTTGGTTTACTAATGATTGGCGATGGAAGCATTTTAGATGGACTTAATACACTTACAACAGAAAATCCAGAGAAGTTTAAATCTATGGGCGGACCAGCAGATCCTGTACCATTTTACACCATTTTTACAGGTATGATGTTAGTTCAGTTATTTTATTGGGGAACAAACCAACAAATTATTCAAAGAGCACTTGGTGCAAAAGATTTGAAAGAAGGTCAAAAAGGATTATTACTGGCATCGTTTATAAAAATACTAGGACCAATAATTGTAGTATTACCTGGTTTAATAGCCTATCACATTTTTGAAGGAAATTTAGAAAGTGCAGATAGTGCGTATCCAGAATTAGTAAGGGAAGTATTGCCTACTGCTTGGGTTGGTTTCTTTGCAGCTGTATTATTTGGAGCTATTTTGAGTTCATTTAACAGTGTCTTAAATAGTTCTGTAACCTTATTTGGAATTGATGTTTACAAACAACACATCAATAAAGATGCAGACGAAAAGACAGTAGTAAAATATGGTAAAACCTTTGGTGTTATCTTAGCGATTGCTGCGATGTTTATTGCACCACTTATTGCAAATGCAGGAAGTTTATTTGACTATTTACAAGAGATTAACGGTATTTATAGTATTCCTATTTTCTCTATTATCATTGTTGGTTATTTAACCAAACGTGTACCTGCTCTTGCAGCTAAAGTCGGATTGTTATCTGGATGTTTATTATATATCCTAAGCCAGTTTATTATGCAGCCTTACTTTGTAAATAAAGCATTGGAATCAGCAAAAACAGCAGGAGTTACAGATGAAGTTGCTTTGGCTTTGGTAGAAACACAAGCGTATCCTCATTTCTTAGACGTTATGGCAATTTTATTTGCATTAAACGTACTGATAATGCTAATTATAGGAAAGCTAAAACCAAGAGAAGAAGCGTACGTTCAAGAATACACAAAACAGGTCGATATCACGCCATGGAAATACACGAAACAAACTGGTATCGCGATCTGTGTAGTAGTAATAGGAGTCTATATATATTTTGCATAA
- the galK gene encoding galactokinase yields the protein MNKKLVKEIKSSFTAHYKTKPLIVFSPGRINLIGEHTDYNDGFAFPAAINKGIALAISKSDSNVSSTYALNKNEIYEFNTENIKPLEDGGWRNYVLGVVAELQMLGKNIGNFNSVFAGNIPGGAGMSSSAALENSFVFGLNELFDLGLTKHDMILVSQKAEHNYAGVKCGIMDQYASMFGVKKSALLLDCRTIESEPFKINFKDYKLMLINSNVKHDLSESAYNDRRSVCEKVSQLLGIDALRDASKEDLDRIKSDISDEDYQKALYVINENNRVKLFSEAIKKNDLIVLGNLIYQSHEGLSTNYKVSCEELDFLVARAKENPHVLGARMMGGGFGGCTINLIKKDQFKKFKKGVSKKYRAAFKKDCSIYSVKLSRGTHLVD from the coding sequence ATGAATAAGAAATTAGTTAAAGAAATAAAGAGCAGTTTTACAGCGCATTATAAAACAAAGCCTCTTATCGTATTTTCTCCGGGTAGAATTAACCTTATTGGAGAGCATACCGATTATAATGATGGTTTTGCATTTCCTGCTGCCATTAATAAAGGTATTGCACTTGCTATAAGTAAGAGCGATTCTAATGTTAGTAGCACGTATGCTTTAAACAAGAATGAAATCTACGAATTTAACACTGAAAACATAAAACCGTTAGAAGATGGAGGTTGGCGAAATTATGTTCTAGGAGTTGTTGCAGAATTGCAAATGCTTGGGAAAAACATTGGAAATTTCAACAGTGTTTTTGCGGGTAATATTCCAGGCGGTGCAGGTATGTCATCTTCTGCTGCATTAGAAAATAGTTTTGTATTTGGATTGAATGAATTATTCGATTTAGGATTGACTAAACACGATATGATTTTAGTATCTCAAAAAGCCGAACATAATTATGCTGGTGTTAAATGTGGCATCATGGATCAATACGCAAGTATGTTTGGTGTAAAAAAGAGCGCGCTTTTATTAGACTGTAGAACTATAGAATCTGAGCCTTTTAAAATAAATTTTAAGGATTATAAATTGATGCTTATTAACAGTAATGTAAAGCACGATTTATCTGAAAGTGCTTATAATGATAGACGTTCAGTTTGCGAAAAAGTATCTCAACTATTAGGGATTGATGCTTTAAGAGATGCTTCAAAAGAAGATTTAGATCGTATTAAAAGTGATATTTCCGATGAAGATTACCAAAAAGCTTTATATGTAATTAATGAGAATAATCGCGTGAAGCTGTTTTCAGAAGCTATAAAGAAAAATGATTTAATAGTTTTAGGGAATTTAATATATCAATCTCATGAAGGTTTAAGCACTAATTATAAAGTGAGTTGTGAAGAACTCGATTTTTTAGTGGCTAGGGCAAAAGAAAATCCACATGTTTTAGGTGCTAGAATGATGGGCGGCGGTTTTGGCGGCTGTACCATTAACCTTATTAAAAAAGACCAATTTAAGAAATTCAAAAAAGGTGTTTCTAAAAAATATAGAGCTGCATTTAAAAAAGACTGTTCTATTTACAGCGTAAAGTTATCAAGAGGAACACATTTAGTCGATTAA